A region of the Sphingomonas sp. S2-65 genome:
AATGCAAGCCAGCGTTAGACATCGGCCCGGCAATAGGGATCGCTGCGCGCTGGTATTGACCCGGAACCGTCGCCGCTTCTTTCAAAGCCGCAAGCCCAACCCGACCCCGAACACCAGCGGATCGAGATGCAGCATCACCGACTGGGTTCCTGCCGCCGTGGTGCGCAGCCGGGCAGCGGTGTCAATATCGATATATTTGACGTCGAGGTTGAGGAACAGCCTGGGCGTCAAGTCCAGGTCGACTCCGATCTGCCCCGCCCAACCGACGCTATCGTCCATATGGACGCGCGTCTTGCCGACTGCGGCTTCGAGCCCGCCCGACGCCTTCTCGTCCCAGAAGACCGTGTAGTTGATGCCCGCGCCGACATATGGCCGAACCGCGCCTTGCGGATTGAAGTGGTATTGCGCGGTCAGCGTCGGCGGCAGTACCCAGGTGGAGGCGAGCTTGCCGATCGATCCGGTCGTTCCCGACCGTCCGCTGGCGCTGTGCTTGGTGGTCGAGGCGATGAGTTCGAAGCCGATATGGTCGGTTGCCATATAGGTCAGGTCGAGTTCGGGCATGGCGCTGTTGTCCACACTCGCTTTCTCGCCGGGGAAGGCCGGCAGGATGTCGCCCGAGCGCTCGTTCGGCGCGACCAGGATGGCACGGGCGCGCAGCAGCACGTCGCCGGCCTGGATGCCGGTGCGCGCTTCGCTCTGCGCGCAGGCGGGCATCGCCGCCATGACCGCTACCGCGCCGATCAGGCCGGCGCCGATTCGGAAGATGTTCATTCCCCTTGCTCCTTTGTTCGGGTCTGGGGGCGGCCTAGGCGGCGGCCGGCCGACAAACATTGACCGCGGCCAAGCGCAGGATTGACGGGGATCAAAGAGGCCAGGGGGCGGCGGGCGCATCCAGCATGCATGTGGACCTATCACTCCGATCTGCTTGCCCGGCCGGTGCCGCGCTATACCAGTTACCCGACCGCGGCGGAGTTTCATGAGCAGGTGGGCCCAGAGGATCTTGGCGCCGCACTCGATCTGATCGACCTCGACGACACCGTCTCGCTTTACGTCCACATCCCTTATTGCCGCGAGATATGCTGGTATTGCGGGTGCAATACCGGTGCCGCCAATCGCAGCGGGCGGTTGACTGCCTATCTCGAGCGATTGCGCGAGGAGATCGACCTGGTCGCCCGCCGGCTGGGCGCGCGTGGGCGGATCGGGCGGATAGCCTTCGGAGGCGGCAGCCCCAATGCGATAGCGCCGGTGGCCTTCGTGGGGCTCGTCGATCAACTGGTCCAGCGCTTCCGCTGCCAGGACGCCGTGCTCTCGGTCGAGATCGATCCGCGCGGCTTCGATGCCGATTGGGCGACGGCACTGGCCGATACCGGCGTGACGCGCGCCAGCCTGGGCGTCCAGACCTTCGATCCCGCGCTTCAGGCCGCAATCGGCCGGATACAGCCCGCCGAGCAGATCCTGCGCACCACCGAGCTGCTGC
Encoded here:
- a CDS encoding OmpW/AlkL family protein, whose translation is MNIFRIGAGLIGAVAVMAAMPACAQSEARTGIQAGDVLLRARAILVAPNERSGDILPAFPGEKASVDNSAMPELDLTYMATDHIGFELIASTTKHSASGRSGTTGSIGKLASTWVLPPTLTAQYHFNPQGAVRPYVGAGINYTVFWDEKASGGLEAAVGKTRVHMDDSVGWAGQIGVDLDLTPRLFLNLDVKYIDIDTAARLRTTAAGTQSVMLHLDPLVFGVGLGLRL